The proteins below come from a single Edaphobacter acidisoli genomic window:
- a CDS encoding glycoside hydrolase family 3 N-terminal domain-containing protein: MSPRSGETPSWCSRVITASSLSLLALSLVLAPPGRAQKVPSIARSRSSLYRQANAPIEKRVTDLLQRMTLQEKVRQLDMYSGATSIMSSHTDKTHATASAAFLPEKADALWANLGVGSIHDLNPTPEQANAIQKWVIAHNRLGIPALFIEEGLHGFDTGTVFPAPIGLAATWDASVAKQTGAAIAAEARATGVDMILAPVLDLARDPRWGRVEEDFGEDPYLTGQMGMAYVQGVQGESLNTDHTVIAEPKHFVAHGSPEGGTNTSPVHIGERELRMVMLRSFEPAIRDGHAMGVMAAYHEIDGIPMTADPFLLKTILRKDWGFQGFVLSDLGAIERLYTVHHVAASLPDAACMAIQSGVDMQFYDLDHALFQKSLIDCVHNRTLSEADLDRAVRSVLRVKFALGLFDHPFVAPDLNTREHRSSAHLAVSLQSARESMTLLQNENHLLPLAKTTQHIAVIGPNGDVARYGDYENEANGLHISIVEGIRNLLPHANVTFDEGQSIPEAVAKAKDADVVIMALGEKQGISGEGFDRSDLNLPGNQEQLLEAVVAIGKPVVLVLENGRPLTIDWAKKNVPAILEAWYPGEFGGQAIAETLFGDNDPAGRLTITFPQTVGQLPDYYNSDPSRVYRYVDSNGEPLFPFGYGLSYTTFRYDHLSVQSPRPGSGGNIEVSVDVTNTGSRAGDEVAQLYMREDVSTVETPRRSLEGFSRIHLLPGETKTVLFHVKQTQLAVWNAQERWAVEPGNYTVWVGGSSLAPLTAKFFLKPGAK; the protein is encoded by the coding sequence ATGAGCCCCCGGTCCGGAGAGACACCTTCCTGGTGTTCGCGAGTCATTACCGCAAGTAGCCTTTCCCTGCTCGCTTTGTCTCTCGTTCTCGCGCCGCCAGGTCGCGCACAAAAGGTCCCATCGATCGCCCGGTCCCGCAGTTCGCTATACCGGCAGGCAAACGCTCCGATTGAGAAGCGCGTAACCGACCTGCTCCAGCGGATGACACTTCAGGAAAAGGTGCGCCAGTTGGATATGTACTCCGGGGCAACTTCCATCATGAGCAGTCATACAGATAAAACCCATGCCACCGCCAGCGCAGCATTTTTACCCGAAAAAGCGGATGCGTTATGGGCAAACCTCGGTGTCGGCTCCATCCACGACCTAAACCCCACGCCGGAGCAGGCAAACGCGATCCAGAAGTGGGTGATTGCCCATAATCGGTTAGGCATTCCCGCGTTATTCATCGAAGAAGGCCTGCACGGATTCGATACCGGAACCGTATTTCCCGCTCCTATTGGCCTGGCTGCAACCTGGGATGCCTCGGTTGCAAAACAGACAGGCGCGGCGATTGCGGCAGAGGCGCGCGCCACAGGCGTCGATATGATTCTCGCGCCAGTGCTCGATCTTGCCCGCGATCCCCGCTGGGGCCGCGTAGAAGAGGATTTTGGAGAAGACCCTTATCTGACGGGCCAAATGGGCATGGCTTATGTCCAAGGCGTACAAGGTGAGAGCCTGAACACTGACCACACGGTGATCGCCGAGCCGAAGCACTTTGTAGCGCACGGCTCTCCCGAAGGTGGGACGAACACATCACCCGTGCACATTGGAGAGCGCGAACTCCGCATGGTCATGCTGCGATCATTTGAGCCCGCTATCCGCGATGGACACGCCATGGGAGTGATGGCCGCGTATCACGAGATCGACGGCATCCCTATGACTGCCGATCCTTTCCTGTTGAAGACCATCCTGCGCAAAGACTGGGGTTTTCAGGGATTTGTTCTCTCCGATCTCGGAGCTATTGAACGCCTCTATACCGTGCATCATGTGGCCGCAAGTCTCCCGGACGCTGCCTGCATGGCCATCCAGTCGGGCGTAGACATGCAGTTCTACGATCTCGATCATGCCTTGTTTCAAAAATCGCTGATCGACTGTGTGCACAATCGCACTCTCTCTGAAGCAGACCTGGACCGCGCAGTGCGTTCCGTCCTGCGCGTCAAATTCGCTCTGGGTCTCTTCGATCATCCATTCGTTGCACCGGACCTGAACACAAGAGAGCACCGTTCTTCGGCGCATCTTGCTGTTTCGCTTCAATCTGCGCGCGAATCCATGACGCTGCTCCAGAATGAGAACCATCTGCTCCCACTTGCAAAGACAACGCAGCACATTGCGGTCATCGGCCCCAATGGAGACGTTGCGCGTTATGGCGATTATGAGAATGAAGCGAACGGCTTGCACATCAGTATTGTTGAAGGCATTCGCAATCTGCTCCCTCATGCCAATGTGACCTTTGACGAAGGACAAAGCATCCCCGAGGCTGTGGCCAAAGCCAAAGATGCGGATGTCGTCATCATGGCTCTCGGCGAGAAGCAAGGAATCTCGGGCGAGGGCTTTGACCGTTCAGATCTCAATCTTCCCGGCAATCAGGAGCAGCTACTTGAAGCGGTTGTAGCGATCGGCAAGCCCGTGGTGCTAGTGCTTGAGAATGGCCGTCCACTGACGATTGATTGGGCAAAGAAGAATGTTCCTGCCATTCTTGAAGCGTGGTATCCAGGAGAGTTCGGAGGTCAGGCTATCGCCGAAACACTCTTCGGCGACAACGATCCTGCTGGACGTCTTACCATTACATTTCCGCAAACGGTGGGCCAACTGCCCGATTACTACAACTCCGATCCATCACGTGTTTATCGCTACGTCGATAGCAACGGCGAACCGCTTTTCCCGTTCGGATACGGTCTGAGCTATACGACATTCCGTTACGACCACCTGAGCGTCCAATCTCCTCGGCCAGGAAGCGGCGGGAATATCGAAGTATCCGTCGATGTGACCAATACCGGCAGCCGCGCCGGTGATGAGGTTGCACAACTATACATGCGCGAGGATGTGAGCACCGTAGAAACACCGCGCCGTTCTCTGGAAGGCTTCTCTCGCATTCATCTGTTGCCGGGCGAAACAAAAACAGTCCTCTTTCACGTGAAACAAACACAGCTTGCGGTCTGGAACGCGCAGGAGCGATGGGCTGTTGAGCCAGGCAACTACACAGTCTGGGTGGGAGGCTCGTCTTTGGCCCCGCTGACAGCAAAATTCTTTTTGAAACCCGGAGCAAAGTAG